From Oncorhynchus gorbuscha isolate QuinsamMale2020 ecotype Even-year unplaced genomic scaffold, OgorEven_v1.0 Un_scaffold_4721, whole genome shotgun sequence:
gtcaaaagtagtatagaatatagggccctggtcaaaagtagtatagAATATAGGGattaaggtgccatttggaaacGCAGACAGAAACGTACCGTCTGGTCTCTCTGCAGGGCCCAGTCCGCATATTTCCACACCAGGTCCGGGTTGGAACAGAAACCCAGGAAGTCCACAATGTACTCATACAGGTCAGACCTGGTAGAGTCCTGAAGGTCCCCATTCACTACCCGCACCCACaactacaggaggagaggagagatgcatCTTACAACCCCATAGACATTTCATTAATGGATAAGATAATGGATTGATTTATAGGGCTTTTCAACCTAGGTGCTCAAAACGCATTCGTTTAAGATGTGGCCAGGTTTGATTAGATTGATTTGCCATATAAAGAGCCATGGTGATACGGTCACCGTGTTCATACTAAGGTAGTGTACAGTAGTAGCATGTTTACCTGTAGAGCAGCTGAATCCTGTCCGTTATAATGGTAGAGGAGGCCTAGTGCAAAATACCTGATGTTCAGGAGAAAGGTAAACCAACATAAAAAAACACACTCATTACGCACTTTAAAGGCAATAGCATAGCAGGCTACATTGAACGCAATATCTTAGTGCCCACTAGGCTAACTATAGTAGTGCCCACTAGACTAGGCTTGCTGTCGTACCGGCTGGGCAAGGCTAGCTGTAGTACCCGCTAGGCTAGCTGCGTACCCGCTAGGCTAGCTGCAGTACCCGCTAGGCTAGGTTAGCTGCAGTACCCGGTAGGCTAGCTTAGCTGCCGTACCCGCTAGGCTAGCTTAGCTGCCGTACCCGCTAGGCTAGCTTAGCTGCTTAGCTGGCCGCTTAGCTGCCCGCTAGGCTAGCTTAGCTGCCGTACCCGCTAGGCTAGCTTAGCTGCCGTACCCGCTAGGCTAGCTTAGCTGCCGTACCCGCTAGGCTAGCTTAGCTGCCGTACCCGCTAGGCTAGCTTAGCTGCCGTACCCGCTAGGCTAGCTTAGCTGCAGTACCCGCTAGGCTGGCTAGCTGCAGTACCCGCTAGGCTAGCTGCAGTACCCACTTGTGGTGTTTCTCTAGCCAGGGGGCGCTGTCTGCCAGTAAACAGGCGTTGGGGGAGGCCAGCAGGTCCAGAAGACTCTCGTGGTCCTGCTCAGCGTACAGCTTCAACAGAGCCGTGTCCACGTCCTCCCGGCATCCGTTAGCCCCCTCCGTGCTTCGCACCTCACCCAGGTACGTGATGAGGAAcctagaataataataataataataataataataataataataatagccatTTTGCAGCCACTTTTACCACTTTATGGCCCTGGGAATCAAACCAACTATTATAGTGGTTGCAATCATCATACTCTGCCAACTGACCTACAGAGGACCACGTCTCTTACCTCTTGCACCTCTGGAGCTTGTCCTGATCCCCCTGCGCCAGGTGGTTGAGGTCGGCGAACCCGTGGAGAGGTGGGTGGCAGCGGGCGAAGGAGGAGGAGgccgggaggaggagagggtagagggagatcAACTCCCGGACGTCCAACTGACCCGTCCGGAAGTGTTCTTTCGCTTCGAGAAACTGAAGCTGTCCAAACTGTATGAATCCTGCTTGCTGGAGGATTCTTTTGTGCAATATctgaggaaggggggggggtgaagggggGGTGGGGTGTAATGAAAGAGAAAGTTAAAGATTCATCACATCTCATCCCTCTTATTCTATATTTTACATTTCATAAGGATACAATCACCCCAGTTAAATGAACCATCTGGGAACACATGCTGCATCACTGTCACAATAACCCCCTGGGCTGTACTCACAAAAGACCGAAATAAACTATAGAAATTAACTTTTTttagttatttaaaaaaaaatggtttaCTCCCCTTTTCTCCAATTTCGTGggatccaattggtagttacagtcttgtcccatcgctgcaactctcatAGGGACTCgagagaggagaaggtcgagagccgtgcgtcctccgaaacacaacccaaccaagccacactgcttcttgacacaatgcccacttaacctggaagccagccgcaccaatgtgtcggaggaaacacagtacaactggcgaccgtgtcagcgtgcactgctccAGGAATCgcaatgggacaagaacatccctgccggccaaaccctcccctaacccggacgacgctgggccaattgtgccagGATCTCTAgtagccttagaccactgctcctttagtggcacagctagcgctgccttagacccctgctcctctagtggcacagctagcgctgccttagacccctgctcctctagtggcacagctagcgctgccttagacccctgctcctctagtggcacagccttagaccactgctcctctagtggcacagctagcgctgccttagaccactgctcctctagtggcacagctagcgctgccttagaccactgctcctctagtggcacagctagcgctgccttagacccctgctcctctagtggcacagccttagaccactgctcctctagtggcacagctagcgctgccttagaccactgctcctctagtggcacagctagcgctgccttagaccactgctcctctagtggcacagctagcgctgccttagaccactgctcctctagtggcacagctagcgctgccttagaccactgctcctctagtggcacagctagcgctgccttagaccactgctcctctagtggcacagctagcgctgccttagaccactgctcctctagtggcacagctagcgctgccttagaccactgctcctctagtggcacagctagcgctgccttagaccactgctcctctagtggcacagctagcgctgccttagaccactgctcctctagtggcacagccttagaccactgctcctctagtggcacagcccCTGCTCCTCTAGACCACTGCCCCTGCCTCTAGTGGCCtctcctctagtggcacagccttcccagacccctgctcctctagaccactgctcctctagtggcacagccttagcctgctcctctagtggcaccactgctcctctagtggcacagctagcgctgccttagaccactgctcctctagtggcacagctagcgctgccttagaccactgctcctctagtggcacagctagcgctgccttagaccactgctcctctagtggcacagctagcgctgccttagaccactgctcctctagtggcacagctagcgctgccttagaccactgctcctctagtggcacagctagcgctgccttagaccactgctcctctagtggcacagctagcgctgccttagaccactgctcctctagtggcacagctagcgctgccttagacccctgctcctctagtggcacagctagcgctgccttagacccctgctcctctagtggcacagctagcgctgccttagacccctgctcctctagtggcacagctagcgctgccttagaccactgctcctctagtggcacagctagcgctgccttagacccctgctcctctagtggcacagctagcgatgccttagacccctgctcctctagtggcacagcgatgccttagacccctgctcctctagtggcacagcgatgccttagacccctgctcctctagtggcacagctagcgatgccttagacccctgctcctctagtggcacagctagcgatgccttagacccctgctcctctagtggcacagctgccttagcgatgccttagacccctgctcctctagtggcacagctagcccctgatgccttagacccctgctcctctagtggcacagctagcgatgccttagacccctgctcctctagtggcacagcgatgccttagacccctgctcctctagtggcacagcgatgccttagacccctgctcctctagtggcacagcgatgccttagacccctgctcctctagtggcacagcgatgccttagacccctgctcctctagtggcacagcgatgccttagacccctgctcctctagtggcacagcgatgccttagacccctgctcctctagtggcacagcgatgccttagacccctgctcctctagtggcacagcgatgccttagacccctgctcctctagtggcacagctagcgatgccttagacccctgctcctctagtggcacagctagcgatgccttagacccctgctcctctagtggcacagctagcgatgccttagacccctgctcctctagtggcacagctagcgatgccttagacccctgctcctctagtggcacagcgatgccttagacccctgctcctctagtggcacagcgatgccttagacccctgctcctctagtggcacagcgatgccttagacccctgctcctctagtggcacagcgatgccttagacccctgctcctctagtggcacagcgatgccttagacccctgctcctctagtggcacagcgatgccttagacccctgctcctctagtggcacagctagatgccttagacccctgctcctctagtggcacagcgatgccttagacccctgcccctcctctagtggcacagctagcgatgccttagacccctgctcctctagtggcacagcgatgccttagacccctgctcctctagtggcacagcgatgccttagacccctgctcctctagtggcacagcgatgccttagacccctgctcctctagtggcacagctagcgatgccttagacccctgctcctctagtggcacagctagcgatgccttagacccctgctcctctagtggcacagctagcgatgccttagacccctgctcctctagtggcacagctagcgtggcatgccttagacccctgctcctctagtggcacagctagcgatgccttagacccctgctcctctagtggcacagctagcgatgccttagacccctgctcctctagtggcacagcgatgccttagacccctgctcctctagtggcacagcgatgccttagacccctgctcctctagtggcacagcgatgccttagacccctgctcctctagtggcacagcgatgccttagacccctgctcctctagtggcacagcgatgccttagacccctgctcctctagtggcacagcgatgccttagacccctgctcctctagtggcacagcgatgccttagacccctgcccctctagtggcacagcgatgccttagacccctgctcctctagtggcacagcgatgccttagacccctgctcctctagtggcacagcgatgccttagacccctgctcctctagtggcacagcgatgccttagacccctgctcctctagtggcacagctagcgctgccttagaccactgctcctctagtggcacagcgatgccttagacccctgctcctctagtggcacagcgatgccttagacccctgctcctctagtggcacagcgatgccttagacccctgctcctctagtggcacagcgatgccttagacccctgctcctctagtggcacagcgatgccttagacccctgctcctctagtggcacagcgatgccttagacccctgctcctctagtggcacagcgatgccttagacccctgctcctctagtggcacagcgatgccttagacccctgctcctctagtggcacagcgaagccttagacccctgctcctctagtggcacagcgatgccttagacccctgctcctctagtggcacagcgatgccttagacccctgctcctctagtggcacagcgatgccttagacccctgctcctctagtggcacagcgatgccttagacccctgcccctctagtggcacagcgatgccttagacccctgctcctctagtggcacagctagcgccttagacccctgctcctctagtggcacagctagcgccttagacccctgctcctctagtggcacagctagcgccttagacccctgctcctctagtggcacagcgatgccttagacccctgctcctctagtggcacagcgatgccttagacccctgctcctctagtggcacagcgatgccttagacccctgctcctctagtggcacagcgatgccttagacccctgctcctctagtggcacagcgctgccttagacccctgctcctctagtggcacagcgatgccttagacccctgctcctctagtggcacagcgatgccttagacccctgctcctctagtggcacagcgatgccttagacccctgctcctctagtggcacagcgatgccttagacccctgctcctctagtggcacagcgatgccttagacccctgctccaCTAGGGAGGCCTAGAAATCAGCCTTTTGATCATCTGTTCTCAGCTAGTGGAGAGTATTGAAAAGCTCTCTAGCAGAAACACTATTTGTGGCAGACAGTCTGTACCTGGAACTTGTCTTTGGGAATGTTCCTTCTGGCTCCCTCAGTCAGAGCCAGGGCCTCCTCCACTCTGTGTCCAGCTAGCAGCTCCTGAATCTGTCTCTCCAGGGGTAGGGGCACCAGCACGTACACAGCCTTAGTGGAGGCCAGAACCACCTTACCtatagggacagagacagttaggaacagagacaggggacagggacaCAGTTAGGGACATAGACAgttagggacagagacagggacacagttagggacagagacagttaggaacagagacagggacacagTTAGGGAtagggacaggggacagagacagttaggaacagagacagggacacagTTAGGAACAAGGGTAGGGGCACCAGAACATACACAACTTTAGAGGAGGCCAGAACCAGTTTACCTAAAAAACCACCGACAGGGACTGGTCACAGTTAGGTTTAGGGACACGGacgggtcagggtcagggacacaGACAGGTCAGGGACACAGACAGGTCAGGGACACAGACAGGTCAGGGACACAGACAGGTCAGGGACACAGACAGGTTAGCGACACAGACAGGTTAGCGACACAGACAGGTTAGCGACACAGACAGGTTAGCGACACAGACAGGTCAGGGTTAGGGACACAGACAGGAACGGGTCACCATCTCTTCAGCCATAGATAATGTAGACATAGGTCTACTGAGGTAAGCCAACAAGGCTAGACATTTAGACTAGTGTAGGGGAGCCATGTTGGCACCTTCAAAGTCCTGTAGGATGTGTCCGTCTCTGAAGGCGAGGGTCTGTTTGAGCTGCTGGTCCAGCATACTGTGGATGGTGACGAAGCCCTCGTCTAGCGCCACCACATAGGGAAAACACACAGCCGCTCCCATCACACTCTCTGACCAGTTCACTGGGGCACGCTGGGATATACCCTCTGCATTGGCAAAcatacctgagagagagagacagagagagacacagagagacagagagagacacagagagacagagacacagagagacagagacacagagagacagacacagagagacagacacagagagagagacacagagagagagacacagagagagagagacacagagagagagagacacagagagagagacacagagagagagacacagagagagagacacagagagagagacacagagagagagacacagagagagagacacagagagagagacacagacacagagagacacagagagacagagagacacagagagacacagagagacagagagacacagagagacagagagacacagagacagagagacagagagacacagagacagagagacagagagacagagagcatacTTCACTAGTGATATGTTAGTAATAAGACCTACTGATAAACAATACAGCTGATGTTGTAATGACTCACCCAGGCCACCAGGGGCAGCCAAGAGGAACTCCTCCCTGCCGATCCTCTTGACTATGggcttcctctcctcactgtcataggGGAACAGGTCCTGCGCAGCCCCTGTGCTGTAGTTAAGGATCATGTACTGCGTGGAGAGGGCCAGGCACAGGAAGTAACCGTCCAGACTGACCGCACACGGCTGCTCCGGCGTGTTGACCTCTTTCACCAGCTGCACCCTGTCCTCGTAAACCATGTATATCTGGACGGTGCGCCGCCGGGCCGAGAGTACCCCGATCTCCACGCAGAACGGGTCCCCGTTCACCGGGTTCTCGTTGACGCAGAACGCGGCCACGCCCTTAATCTTGGCCCCGCCCGAAGGCACAGGTTCTAAGGTGATCATGTCAATAACACTAACTGTAGCGTCACAGAGCACAATGATGCGTTCTAACGCTGACGCGGCCTTCAGGGCCTCCACGGGCTTTTTCAGGCCCAGGTACTTGAACAGCAGCTTCTGGACGGTGTAGGATAGCATCCCCTTGGTCGTGGCATGCTCCTCTAGCAGGAAGTGATGTATGAAGCAGTCGTTGGTGCCCACGTACAGGTGCTTGCCGCAGCACTCGATGCACTCAATGTTGATGCGGGCCTTGTCTCCCATCAGGAGCTCCCGCTCCACGGCAGGGACCAGCTCAAATGCCTTCACACTCATCTTGAAGGCACAGCACACATCCCCTgcaagagaggaggagatcagGTCAACACAGACATCTCCTgcaagagaggaggagatcaggttaaCACAGACATCTCCTgcaagagaggaggagatcagGTCAACACAGACATGTCCTGCAAGAGAGGAGGGGATCAGGTTAACACAGACATCTCCTGCAAGAGACGAGGGGATCAGGTCAACACAGACATCTCCTGCAAGAGACGAGGGGATCAGGTCAACACAGACATCTCCTGCAAGAGACGAGGGGATCAGGTCAACACAGACATCTCCTGCAAGAGACGAGGGGATCAGGTCAACACACTGTGAATGCGTCCCAATTCTCCACCCTtttcccaaagtgtgcacttgcacaCTTACAGGTTATTTCTGTAACAATGGTGGAAATTTCCTTCAGCCAATGCTTTTAAATCCATGCACACTTTGGGAGAAGGGTGGATAACTGGGATGCATCCTGTAAGTGCAAAGAAACAGCCTTTCCAATAATATTTTACAAACTCTCACAGAGTCCCATCTCTAAGGCTGGTGTGGAATCAGTAGGACCAGGAACTTTTCCTGATCACGTGAACGGACGTGGAAAAACTAGTTAGCTAGGAGGATACCGCAATAATGGTACAACTAGAGACTTCTAGCAATTATCACTTGACAGTTAGCCATCATGCTAGCTAGCCTAGCTGGCAACAAACCTTCTCTATTACCATCATTTCTAGAGAAATTGTGTGGCACTTTGATTAGCAAACCCAGAGCCAAAAATGGGTCCGTTAATTACCTAGCAACATCATGCAAATATTGACTATCCGTTGTGGAAGTAGAGCAATGACTGAAGTAAAGTAAGCTCTCCAGCTAATGTTAACCAGTTTTAGCAGCCTgctagctagctgactggctgtatGTAAACTAGCTACTAAGCAATGACTCAGGCTGTCATTATTGGCAAATCGGTGCTGCCGTTTACTGTACAAACCTTTCAAAAACAGCTATTTACATGTCCATACAAAGACGATAGCTAGAAGCTGTCATACCCCAGCAGTAGCCACTGCAGATCTAGTATCGGAGACGTCGATGTACCACGGCCTTCCTGTCTTTTCACTTCTCAATCTCTCCCTTCGCTGCTAACTGCTTGCTAACCGCTAGGGAGAGCTGCCGCTACGTTTTCAGGTCGAAGAAGGTCATGAGGAGGTTGTGCTTCCTGTTTACAATGCATTGGGGCAATTATATACATATATTGACAAAATTACATGTCTTTCCGCCCTAAAATGGGAGTTGTTGTCCACAAAGCGGCAATGCGGGCTGTTTTAGCTTCCAACTATCCTTTCTTTGGATTAGTGGAACTTATATTCGATCAAATAAACCTCAcgtttgctcacattgtatatagacttgtttatactgtattattgactgtaagtttgttttactccatgtgtaactctgtgtcgttgtatctgtcgaactgctttgctttatcttggccaggtcgcaattgtaaatgagaacttgttctcaacttgcctacctggttaaataaaggtgaaataaaaataaaacgttGCAAATAAGACATAACATTTTTTTTGACCAATTTGTTGACTAACACTccttgacctccatacaaaaactccttgCTTGGTGGGCGAAAAAACGGCATCtcctggagggagacagattttcTTCCTggttggtgggaggagctataggaggatgggctcattgtaatggctggaatggtgttaatggaacggagtcaaacatggAGTTTCCATGTGTTTTATCCCGTTCTCtggctccattccagacattacaatgagcccctcctcctatagctcctcccaccatccTCCTCGTGAGAATGCAATTGAGATTCCCAGACATTAAAACCAGATTGGGGGCTAAAGAGCCTGCCAGCTTGTTGTCCTAACAAACGGAAATGAGTTACCTGTGGTTCCTTCAGCCATTCCATTCCTTATCCTAtataaggtctgaggttaacacaggcttaggagatcttattcGTTTTgtgagataatatcagtcagttaacatgacctttatgaattataaAGCCTTTATGTGCTTTTGATAACACAaatgcttcaaaattcacaaaaagtgaCATTAGCTGATGAAAAT
This genomic window contains:
- the LOC124028728 gene encoding transforming growth factor-beta receptor-associated protein 1 homolog, which gives rise to MSVKAFELVPAVERELLMGDKARINIECIECCGKHLYVGTNDCFIHHFLLEEHATTKGMLSYTVQKLLFKYLGLKKPVEALKAASALERIIVLCDATVSVIDMITLEPVPSGGAKIKGVAAFCVNENPVNGDPFCVEIGVLSARRRTVQIYMVYEDRVQLVKEVNTPEQPCAVSLDGYFLCLALSTQYMILNYSTGAAQDLFPYDSEERKPIVKRIGREEFLLAAPGGLGMFANAEGISQRAPVNWSESVMGAAVCFPYVVALDEGFVTIHSMLDQQLKQTLAFRDGHILQDFEGKVVLASTKAVYVLVPLPLERQIQELLAGHRVEEALALTEGARRNIPKDKFQILHKRILQQAGFIQFGQLQFLEAKEHFRTGQLDVRELISLYPLLLPASSSFARCHPPLHGFADLNHLAQGDQDKLQRCKRFLITYLGEVRSTEGANGCREDVDTALLKLYAEQDHESLLDLLASPNACLLADSAPWLEKHHKYFALGLLYHYNGQDSAALQLWVRVVNGDLQDSTRSDLYEYIVDFLGFCSNPDLVWKYADWALQRDQTIGVQIFTRRPVGQDQVKEQKDQVNPDDVITYLGKHSQALLLYLEHLVLGRRIQKEKLHTHLAVQYTDRVLSLLSQSPPVDQQVSVARDKLQLLLRESSLYRVQLLLGELSIVIVSQITPYSVYSAQGSGQK